The Catharus ustulatus isolate bCatUst1 chromosome 9, bCatUst1.pri.v2, whole genome shotgun sequence genomic interval TTCTGGAAGTATTCCctacatttctcctttttctggaTCATCTCAATGCCCTCTTACTCAAATTATAGAAAGCTAAGCATAGATAGAAAGGAGTGGCCTAGTTCTTGGCATGTAGAGCAAGTGTCTTGTTGAGCATAATAATAGCACAGCCTGTGGGGCCAAGCAGAAGGCTGTGCAGGGGaatgctggagctggaggtACTCCAAGGACAGCTACCCATTGGTACTGCCACCATTGTTTGTACGTCAGTTCAAAAGATATGTTTGTGTGTTGCAGGTCATGCAGGACAAGATAATATGCCTTCCAAAGCGCGTCCAGCCTTGCCAGAACCAGTCTAATAGTTCAAATGTGTTTAACACAATACCAGATACCACCTCCCTTCCACCACCAAAGCCATCCACCCCTCCAGCTACAGTTGAAATGAAAGGACTCAAGACTGACTTGGACCTGCAGCAATACAGCTTTATCAATCAGGTGTGCTATGAACGGGCTCTGCACTGGTATGCCAAGTACTTCCCTTACCTTGTCCTTATACACACACTGGTCTTCATGCTGTGTAGTAACTTTTGGTTCAAATTCCCTGGATCAAGCTCCAAAATTGAACACTTCATTTCAATACTTGGGAAATGTTTTGATTCTCCCTGGACAACAAGAGCTTTATCTGAAGTGTCAGGGGAAGACTCTGAAGAGAAGGATAACAGGAAGAACAACATTAACAAGTCTAATACTGCTCAGCCAAGCACTGAAGGCACTTTGGTCAAGACACAGTCTTTAAAATCAATCCCTGAGAAGTTAGTTGTGGATAAAGGAACACCTGGGGCATTAGATAAAAAAGAAGGTGAACAGGCCAAAGCACTGTTTGAAAAGGTGAAGAAATTTAGACTGCATGTTGAGGAGGGTGATATACTCTATGTCATGTATGTTCGCCAGACTGTACTTAAGGTAATTAAATTCCTTATTATTATTGCTTACAACACAGCACTTGTCTCAGAAGTTAATTTTACAGTAGTCTGCAATGTTGATATTGAAGACATGACAGGATACAAGAATTTTTGCTGTAACCACACAATGGCACATCTGTTCTCTAAACTTTCTTACTGCTACCTGTGCTTTGTAAGCATCTATGGCCTGACATGCCTTTATACCCTGTACTGGCTGTTTTACCGTTCTCTGAAGGAATATTCTTTTGAGTATGTCCGACAAGAGACAGGAATTGATGATATCCCAGATGTCAAGAATGACTTTGCTTTTATGCTTCATATGATCGATCAGTATGATCCTCTCTACTCCAAGCGCTTTGCTGTCTTCCTGTCTGAAGTCAGTGAAAATAAGCTGAAACAGCTGAACCTGAACAATGAGTGGACTGCAGATAAACTGCGACAGAGGCTACAGACAAACTCCCACAACCATTTGGAGCTACAGCTTTTCATGCTTTCTGGACTACCAGACACAGTGTTTGAAATTACTGAGCTGCAGTCtttaaaacttgaaataattaataatgtAATGATTCCAGCAACCATTGCACAGTTGGACAATCTCCAGGAGCTCTCACTGCACCAGTGCTCTGTGAAGATCCACAGTGCTGCCTTGGCTTTTCTGAAGGAGAATCTTAAGATCTTGAGCGTCAAGTTTGATGACATCAGAGAACTTCCACATTGGATGTATGGCCTCAGAAATTTGGAAGAGCTCTATTTAATTGGCTCCCTAAGTCACGATATTTCTAAAAACATTACACTGGAGTCTTTTCGGGAACTTAAAAGCCTAAAAGTTCTTCACATAAAAAGTAATTTGTCCAAAATCCCACAATCTGCAGTTGATGTTTCAAGTCACCTGCAAAAATTGTGTATCCATAATGATGGCACTAAGTTAGTGATGCTCAACAACCTGAAGAAGATGGTCAACCTGACACAGCTGGAATTGGTTCATTGTGATTTAGAGCGCATACCTCATGCAGTCTTCAGCCTTCTCAGTCTTCAGGAATTGGATCTAAAGGAAAACAACCTCAAATCCATTGAAGAAATAGTAAGTTTTCAACACCTGCGAAAATTGACAATCCTAAAGCTGTGGTACAACAGTATAACCTACATCCCAGAGCATATAAAGAAGCTTACTAGTCTAGAGCGGCTTTCCTTCAGCCATAACAAAATAGAGGTTCTTCCGTCCCACCTATTCCTATGCAACAAAATCAGATATTTGGATTTGGCTTACAATGACATTCGCTTTATCCCACCTGAAATAGGAGTTCTGCAGAGTTTACAGTACTTTTCCATTACTTGCAACAAAGTGGAGAGTGTGCCAGATGAACTATATTTCTGCAAAAAACTTAAGACtctaaaaattgggaaaaataacTTGTCAGTCCTTTCGCCTAAAATTGCTAATTTGACATTGCTCTCCTACTTGGATATTAAAGGCAATCACTTTGAAATCCTCCCACCTGAGCTCGGTGAGTGTAGAGCTCTGAAGAGGACTGGTTTCACTGTAGAGGACAACTTGTTTGAAACTTTGCCTTCTGATGTCAGAGAGCAAATGAAAGCTGAATAACTTCTTGCtcagttttacagaaataacACTTCTACCAAAAACGCTCTAGAGGATGCATACTCCGAATATGCATTTAATTTGtcgggttttttttctttttcgaATCCTTTCTGTACAAACAAATTTGGAGTAAGGagtacatatatttttaaataaaattttctcctattttttcactgttttaagatatttttaagtttgttttgCCCATAGAACAAGGGCATCTAACTTAATTTTTACTGGTAAAAGTAAATGATTTTGTCTGctggtttttctttccatttcctaaTCCCACCAGGGAAACTGTGTTTAAGATGTATGCTTTGGGTTGCATAGTTTGTAATAGATTATTATATTGTCTTCCTGGTTATTGTTAATCCCTTAGGACATGGTCTTCAACAGGTGGTGCTGCAGGTGTTGAATGcctttgtttcctcttttcttcagTGGCAGTAGAAGGTGTTCAACATCTAACAAGATCAAATCTAGGCTGACAATCCCTTTTTACTTACAACAGGGTTTTTCTCAGATGCTCAAAGCAAGTAGAAAAGgttctttttgtattttaacaaGTGAGAGGGAGCATGCAGAGCTCCTTTAAGACCTGTTGGCAATTCAGTGTGGCTGCCCATTCACATGCTGCACTGAGCAGGAGGCACTCACTgctgtttcctctctgctgcaggaggagtaAGGTCACAGTTCACGGTGGAATCGGGACCAAAGTGACTCATGTTGAAAGTTTTCCTAACAGTGCAAAGGGATGTGGCTGCCCCTTTTCCTACTAACTTGAGTGGAAGGGGTGCAGTGAACTCCAATATGCAGTGACATATTGGAAATGTCAACTCAGCAAGATGACATGCTGTCTTGAAATGCCCCATCGTCCCTTAAACACCAGTGCTGCAAGAGAGAAAGTGCTCTCTGCCCCCTCAGCACTTCCCCACCAAATTGCTTGGCACCCTCTAGGAATGGGATCCAGAAAAAGTGTAATCATACTCAGTTTGTAAAGCTTCTGACAAGGAAATAGCCTCTAATATGTTCCTTGATTTAGCTTGGGTGGTGTAAAACCAAGCTCAGCACAGGAACATTTACAGATTTGCAAAATGAGATTAAATGAATATATTAATTTCTCACAAGTCTCAGCCTACCCAGCATATCCAAGGACAGCAATGAAGGCTGTGTTTTCATCTCCCAGAGAGTAATTAAATTGGAAATCCTGCAGTTGgaagtttgctttttaaaataatgtaatctCCAATGATTGTGCATCAGGTTGGCAACTTTATCCTCTGAAGCCATGTTCAGCTGTTTACTTAATCCAGCcatttgatttcttttagtCAGGTTTTAAAGGgatgtgctgctcacagctaaTTAAGCTAATCAGAAgtagtaaaatattttgctggGAGCAGATCATTTCATCGTGTCCAGCAACACATATTTGAGATGCAGGCACTTAATAAATGTTTCACAAGAATATTTAGGAATTAGTACTTATTTCTCTAGGAGTCAATGCTGTTAATAAATTGGAGGGGTTGAATTGctgattatttaaatttatgtaACATATATGATAGTTGTCAGATTGGTTGCTCATAAATGTTTTCTAAGTGCCATTGTGTGTCTTGAGCTACAGTTAATCTGAGTTCTGGAGTTTACTACAAAAGCATGCAGTTGGTGTGAGTGGAGTTGTAAAGGTGGGGAGACAAATGACAATGAGAAATTCCTCATGAATCCAGGGTGTGCTGTGCAATTTGGTGTATGAGCTTGCCACAGTAAGTCAGACTTACTCTTTGTGCTTGGCTGTGTTCTGGAGAAAATCCATGTGATTAATCAAAAATGGTTCAGGCATGAAGGAATCAAATCAAGCTTTTTAAAAGGGGTTTGATTTAGTTCTATTGAAGACCTATAATTGTTGTAGCTGTTTTAAGAGCTACCCTTACTCCTGTGTGGAATGCACTTACTGGAACAGCTTGGcagtatatatatattctaaATGTATTTCACTTTGATGTTATGTgagaaagagaaacatttcattGCTCATATTAACCTAATTATGTAAACCAAAGTGCTGTTGTCCCTGATGAATGTAAACTGTTTGAAATGTCCAGGTAATTGGTGGAGCTGTATAGTTCTCTTACTTAGATTTTAAATATGGGATTacatttaaagtttttttaaaaaatctttatattCCTAGATGTAGCATTTTAAATCCctaatttattttgtgtctAATGTTGTTTCATGTGTAGTTTGTGGTCTGGTTTCTGAATGGAAGTTGTGCACACCTCATAACTGAAGGTTGGAGACATGTTCTATGCCATTTTTGTAAATACATCATGTAGGGgatgtggggttttgtttgttacTGATTATATTTATACCAGTGCAACTCCTCATGTGGACACAGTTACATGAGTATAAAGTGCCTTGTGCTGGCATATCTTTATTCACTTTGCTAGGAATAAACTATACCGGTCTAAGCACTTTCACGCTAATAACTGTATCTTCTCCTAGGGTTTGGTGAGCTGAGACAGCTTCCTCAGTCTGACAGCTCACTCTCACCAAAaaggggcagctccctcctccccccatGCTCCCTATTCCTGCCAGCACGTTCCAGCTGCTTCTCACGTCCCTTTACAGGTCTGGTGCTGGTCTGATCCCTCCACAGGACAAATCAACTTTTTAAGCCAGCAGAAAACTAGGCCAGTCTAAAAAagggagtaattttctgctgGATCAGCTCTCTAAGGATTGGATGGACACTAGGATGGGAGTAGCCAGGGGACAGGACTCTGCAGCTGGGGTCTGTACAAGGAGAAGGCGGGCCAAGTTCCTTTGGAGATGCTAGGTCAGTTCATCCTCTTGCCGAGCCATGTGCTTGGAGAACTGTGCTGTTTTATGTATAGCAGGGTTAGGCAGCTTGGCTTTTGTGAGTAGACAACCCTCAGGCTCACAGTGGATGATAAAATATCACATTACTGTTAATTTCTTAATGAAACAAACTCAGGTAGCTGCACTGTTGACTTTTCTAAACTTCTTCCTGTCTATTCTGGGGTGTATTTTCCAAACCTGTAATACAGTAACTTAGAAATGAGTCAGCTGAGGGAAGATTGTTTCCTAATTCTCTGTAACATCCAGGAAAATATGTTAAAGTGCCATATTTACTCAGTGAATCATGTACTGCTCATATGTATATTCACATGTGGTTCGTACTAGACTTTTCTGTGACCAATGGTATTTGACTTTGAATGGATGGACATTTTGTGGACAATACTGTAGCATGGTTTGTATATATACAAAGAGTTTATATAACTGCTTATATTAATCAGGTGCCTAACAAGTATGATGGTTCCAGAATTTAAGCAAGGTATTTTTTCATCATtgttcaaaaataataaaaatcttcctTGGTGACAGAATTAGAGATGACAAAGATTACATCAAAAGTAAGAAGACAACCTTCATAGTACATTGAGCCTGACAAGCAAATCTACTTTGTGATCAAAATCTGGAGATGTGCATCTCCCTCCTTGTCAAAATTAGAATGGATATTTGTGCTGACCTCGTGCATCCAGCCAGCCCCAACAACTTTTGCAAATTCTAATTGGAAAGTGCCTGCTCCAAGTCTTACATCACGGTTTTTTTGGCACGTCAATAATTCATGTGCATAAGTGGTGACAAGTCCTGTAGGAATGCcaagaaaacactttgaaaGTTGACCAAATGGACAAACTTAATTCTGTAGCAAGAATCTTAATATGATAATAGTCCTGCATAGTGTTACGTTGCAATATAGTACAcccagaaaaaagcagaaataaagtgCTCTTTTGTAATAATGACCATTATCAGACTGCAATGTGATTATTTGTTTGGGAAACACTTTGTTTCTGGGTTACCTAAAGATCATACATTACCATCTTTTGGGTTTGGTCCCATGGGAGGGAAATCATGAAAATATGCTTAAAAAAAACATCGTTACACTTGACAGGATTTACAGCTGCATGGTCTCGCTTCCTGTGCACCTCCTTCCATTGCCTGACTCCAACAGCCAGCAAAATGGCCAGGAATAAAGCCATTCCTGCTGGAGCAACTCCTCCACTCtgtgtctctgctctgccagggcttgggAGATATTCTGggagccctgccagcctgcagccaggggTGTGAAGGCTCCTTCCTCCcccctgtcctgtgccagggaaaTAGTGCTGTTAGCCCTTGCATCTGACATACTCTGCTATAAATCTGAAGAGATTTGGACATTGCTCCTAAGGCAGTTGGGCTGCCTGCATTTGGTATAGGATGTTTTcctaatttctgtttttttaagttGTAAGGAATAATGTGTTTCAGTTTTGGTGTTTTATACCAAGACAGCAATGTCCTGTCAAGATGGAGCAGGAATTAGTTCTCTCTGGTGCTCCTGGTCCCAGTAGTGGGAGGGGGTGGTaaaacacagcagctggagTTGGCTTTGCCTTTGGATaagccctggcagggagctggccTGGGGACATGCTGCCCCTGGGGCATTGTGGGCCTCACAGAAGAGTCTAAGGAGATGTCCTGACAGTGCCTGCTTTTACATCCAGGCtgtgcattttgaaaatgtggAGGGCTGGGAAAGCTGGTCCACTCCTCACAGCattgctccttcccagcccacTGGAGATACCATCTGAGGGCTACATCCAGAGGCGTGGAGCCATGGCACAGATGTAGCTGCTAAGGGGATGGATCCCTG includes:
- the LRRC8C gene encoding volume-regulated anion channel subunit LRRC8C; translated protein: MIPVTEFRQFSEQQPAFRVLKPWWDVFTDYLSVAMLMIGVFGCTLQVMQDKIICLPKRVQPCQNQSNSSNVFNTIPDTTSLPPPKPSTPPATVEMKGLKTDLDLQQYSFINQVCYERALHWYAKYFPYLVLIHTLVFMLCSNFWFKFPGSSSKIEHFISILGKCFDSPWTTRALSEVSGEDSEEKDNRKNNINKSNTAQPSTEGTLVKTQSLKSIPEKLVVDKGTPGALDKKEGEQAKALFEKVKKFRLHVEEGDILYVMYVRQTVLKVIKFLIIIAYNTALVSEVNFTVVCNVDIEDMTGYKNFCCNHTMAHLFSKLSYCYLCFVSIYGLTCLYTLYWLFYRSLKEYSFEYVRQETGIDDIPDVKNDFAFMLHMIDQYDPLYSKRFAVFLSEVSENKLKQLNLNNEWTADKLRQRLQTNSHNHLELQLFMLSGLPDTVFEITELQSLKLEIINNVMIPATIAQLDNLQELSLHQCSVKIHSAALAFLKENLKILSVKFDDIRELPHWMYGLRNLEELYLIGSLSHDISKNITLESFRELKSLKVLHIKSNLSKIPQSAVDVSSHLQKLCIHNDGTKLVMLNNLKKMVNLTQLELVHCDLERIPHAVFSLLSLQELDLKENNLKSIEEIVSFQHLRKLTILKLWYNSITYIPEHIKKLTSLERLSFSHNKIEVLPSHLFLCNKIRYLDLAYNDIRFIPPEIGVLQSLQYFSITCNKVESVPDELYFCKKLKTLKIGKNNLSVLSPKIANLTLLSYLDIKGNHFEILPPELGECRALKRTGFTVEDNLFETLPSDVREQMKAE